One region of Roseicitreum antarcticum genomic DNA includes:
- a CDS encoding acyl-CoA synthetase, giving the protein MNRQASIYDANLDICGANYEPLTPLSFIERTAAVFPDRLAVVHGPVRRNWAETYARTRRLASALSKRGIGKNDTVAIVASNIPEMFEAHFGVPMAGAVLNTINTRLDAEAIAFILDHGEARTVLVDAEFAAVVKAALELSHIPDRLVVDIEDPTFPSDMRIGALTFDELLSEGDAEFAGLWPTDEWDALSLNYTSGTTGNPKGVVYHHRGAHLNALAQVQSWDMPRHSVYLWTLPMFHCNGWCFPWAIAANAGTAVCMRHVRAEQVFDLIADEKVTHFCGAPIVLNMLTQRADLKRFTHAVKVMTAGASPPSAVIAAMEGMGIEVTHVYGLTEVYGPAVVCAWKPEWDALPADQRARLKARQGVANGALAGLMVADPETLHAVPADGLTIGEIFLRGNNVMRGYLKNPAATVAAFRRGWFASGDLGVMHPDGYVELKDRLKDIIISGGENISSVEVEDVLYRHPAILEAAVVARPDPKWGETPCAFVAVKPGQLENAQDIIDFCRGHMAHFKAPKTVIFGDLPKTSTGKIQKFVLREKAKDLGSGLL; this is encoded by the coding sequence ATGAACAGGCAGGCATCCATCTATGACGCGAATCTCGATATCTGCGGGGCGAATTATGAACCGCTTACTCCGCTCAGCTTTATCGAGCGGACAGCGGCGGTCTTCCCCGACCGCCTTGCTGTCGTGCACGGGCCCGTGCGCAGAAACTGGGCTGAAACCTACGCACGTACACGCAGGCTGGCCAGTGCCCTGAGCAAACGCGGGATCGGCAAGAACGATACGGTGGCGATTGTGGCCAGCAATATCCCCGAAATGTTCGAGGCGCATTTCGGCGTGCCAATGGCCGGTGCGGTGCTCAACACCATCAACACCCGGCTGGACGCCGAGGCGATTGCCTTCATTCTCGATCACGGTGAAGCCAGGACCGTTCTGGTCGATGCCGAATTTGCCGCAGTGGTAAAGGCCGCGCTGGAATTGTCACATATTCCAGATCGCCTTGTCGTCGATATTGAGGATCCGACTTTCCCAAGTGACATGCGGATCGGCGCCCTGACGTTTGACGAACTCCTGTCGGAAGGCGACGCTGAGTTCGCAGGCCTGTGGCCTACTGACGAATGGGACGCGCTGTCCCTGAATTATACCTCGGGCACCACCGGCAACCCGAAAGGCGTCGTCTATCATCATCGAGGGGCGCATCTGAACGCATTGGCGCAGGTCCAGTCATGGGACATGCCCCGGCATTCCGTCTACCTGTGGACCTTGCCGATGTTCCATTGCAATGGGTGGTGTTTCCCTTGGGCCATTGCGGCCAATGCCGGGACCGCTGTTTGCATGCGCCATGTGCGCGCCGAGCAGGTGTTCGACCTGATCGCGGACGAAAAGGTGACCCATTTCTGCGGCGCGCCCATCGTACTCAACATGTTGACACAGAGGGCCGACCTCAAACGGTTCACGCACGCGGTCAAGGTCATGACGGCCGGCGCTTCCCCGCCCTCGGCTGTCATTGCTGCGATGGAGGGCATGGGGATCGAGGTTACCCATGTCTACGGTCTGACCGAGGTTTATGGGCCTGCGGTCGTCTGCGCATGGAAGCCCGAATGGGACGCATTGCCCGCCGACCAGCGAGCCCGGCTGAAGGCGCGGCAAGGGGTTGCGAATGGCGCGCTGGCCGGGCTGATGGTCGCAGACCCCGAGACCCTGCACGCCGTGCCTGCCGATGGCCTGACGATTGGCGAGATATTCCTGCGCGGCAATAACGTGATGCGTGGTTATCTGAAAAACCCCGCCGCCACGGTCGCCGCGTTCAGGCGTGGCTGGTTTGCCTCGGGCGATCTTGGGGTGATGCATCCCGATGGCTATGTGGAACTGAAAGACCGTCTCAAGGACATTATCATCTCGGGCGGGGAGAATATCTCTTCGGTCGAGGTGGAGGATGTGCTCTATCGTCATCCCGCGATCTTGGAAGCTGCCGTGGTCGCGCGTCCCGATCCCAAATGGGGCGAAACGCCCTGCGCATTCGTAGCCGTCAAACCCGGACAGCTAGAGAATGCGCAGGACATCATCGACTTCTGCCGCGGTCACATGGCGCATTTCAAGGCTCCCAAAACAGTCATATTCGGTGATCTGCCCAAGACCTCTACGGGCAAGATCCAGAAATTCGTTTTGCGCGAAAAGGCAAAAGATCTTGGTTCGGGGCTTCTGTAG
- a CDS encoding TetR/AcrR family transcriptional regulator: MRVFWAEGYDAAPVDRLAQETGMPRATLYQIYGDKEGLFLAAVEHYAKTRSARVGVALGPTGALRDDLVSFFSAVVDLGTSEPKARGCLISCVLADAAGTNPRFRVELEHRFLALETRIRDRLLVADPQDGDIPARAVVIASIARGLMLRARAGAGRDLLEKAAAEAVRLLARTEVH; encoded by the coding sequence ATGAGAGTTTTCTGGGCCGAAGGGTACGACGCAGCCCCAGTCGATCGGCTTGCCCAGGAAACCGGCATGCCGCGCGCGACGCTGTATCAGATCTACGGCGACAAGGAGGGGCTGTTTCTGGCAGCCGTCGAGCACTATGCCAAGACACGGTCGGCACGGGTCGGGGTGGCACTGGGGCCAACCGGGGCGCTGCGCGATGACCTTGTGTCGTTCTTTTCGGCGGTCGTCGACCTTGGCACGTCTGAGCCCAAGGCCCGCGGGTGTCTGATTTCGTGCGTATTGGCCGATGCGGCGGGCACTAACCCGCGCTTTCGTGTCGAGCTCGAACACCGCTTCCTGGCTTTGGAAACGCGCATTCGCGACCGGCTTTTAGTCGCAGATCCTCAAGACGGCGACATTCCGGCCCGCGCCGTGGTGATCGCCTCGATCGCGCGGGGCCTGATGCTGCGCGCTCGCGCCGGGGCTGGCCGTGATCTCCTCGAAAAGGCCGCTGCCGAGGCTGTGCGGCTGCTCGCCCGCACTGAAGTTCATTGA
- a CDS encoding DMT family transporter encodes MIYFISLAVLGGIMISLSRQLNGRLSMSTGAMMASFWNHVVGFLVLTALGIGGAFVFQTDLGTVPLWAWLGGPVGVIFIAAGSWLIVRIGATATALMVISGQMVGGVVLDMMRGTERSLLLDGLGIALMLAGVTLSVLRKQND; translated from the coding sequence ATGATCTATTTCATTTCTCTTGCTGTGTTGGGCGGCATCATGATCAGTCTGTCGCGGCAATTGAATGGCAGATTGTCGATGTCGACCGGCGCCATGATGGCATCGTTCTGGAACCATGTTGTCGGGTTCTTGGTGTTGACGGCACTTGGGATTGGCGGGGCCTTTGTGTTCCAGACTGACCTTGGAACAGTGCCGCTGTGGGCATGGCTGGGCGGGCCAGTCGGTGTGATTTTCATTGCCGCAGGAAGTTGGCTGATCGTGCGGATCGGCGCCACTGCCACCGCCCTTATGGTAATTTCCGGTCAGATGGTGGGCGGGGTCGTGCTGGACATGATGCGCGGCACCGAGCGTAGCCTTTTGCTGGATGGGCTTGGGATCGCATTGATGCTTGCAGGGGTGACATTGTCCGTGCTGCGCAAGCAAAACGACTGA
- a CDS encoding DMT family transporter, with protein MHLDKAKPSTLRIVQIHALAFLSGGLLSFMLLANGALAEYTSPAFASWGAHATGSMTALGILLLAATRRKQNWVGGAPVWAFSGGLFGALIVTVTAIAMNSDLSLAGTLAMGLAGQALFGLVADRLGMFGLPVRRPKWQDIAALALVFAGSVAIILSVSNPT; from the coding sequence ATGCATCTTGATAAGGCAAAGCCCAGCACCCTGCGGATCGTGCAAATTCATGCACTTGCTTTCCTTTCGGGGGGCCTTCTTTCTTTTATGCTGCTGGCAAACGGCGCTCTGGCTGAATACACATCCCCGGCTTTTGCATCCTGGGGTGCGCATGCAACCGGCTCGATGACGGCGCTGGGCATATTGCTGCTGGCGGCCACGCGGCGCAAGCAGAACTGGGTCGGTGGCGCACCAGTCTGGGCGTTCTCGGGCGGGCTGTTTGGCGCGCTGATCGTCACCGTGACCGCGATTGCGATGAACTCGGATCTGTCACTGGCCGGAACACTGGCGATGGGGCTCGCGGGGCAGGCATTGTTCGGGCTGGTGGCTGACCGGCTGGGCATGTTCGGGCTGCCGGTTCGTAGACCAAAATGGCAAGATATCGCGGCGCTGGCGCTGGTGTTTGCGGGAAGCGTTGCCATCATCCTGTCGGTGTCGAACCCGACATGA
- a CDS encoding haloacid dehalogenase type II gives MPIRLCVFDAYGTLFDVAAAARAAAKEPGAEGWAARWPSLSAHWRRKQLEYTWLRAVAVTHVDFWQVTQDALDWALEAEGLNDPALRGRLLDLYHELAAFPEVPGVLDALKGQGLQLAILSNGAPQMLDAAARSAGISPLFDAILSVEDVGVFKPHRSVYELVGRQFGTMPAEVAFVSSNCWDACAAAAFGFHAIWINREGAPIDRLFGRPAHVLHDLDALPALLAEG, from the coding sequence ATGCCGATCCGACTATGCGTCTTCGATGCCTACGGTACCCTTTTTGACGTTGCCGCCGCCGCGCGCGCGGCGGCAAAAGAGCCGGGGGCCGAAGGCTGGGCCGCCCGCTGGCCTTCCCTATCGGCACATTGGCGGCGCAAGCAACTGGAATACACATGGCTGCGCGCCGTTGCTGTGACGCATGTGGATTTCTGGCAGGTCACGCAAGATGCGCTCGATTGGGCACTGGAGGCAGAGGGGTTGAATGATCCGGCGCTACGAGGGCGACTGCTGGACCTATACCATGAGCTTGCCGCTTTCCCCGAGGTACCCGGCGTGCTGGATGCGCTGAAGGGACAAGGTTTGCAATTGGCAATCCTGTCGAACGGCGCACCACAGATGCTGGATGCGGCCGCCCGTTCTGCAGGGATTTCACCCCTGTTCGATGCCATCTTGTCGGTTGAGGATGTCGGAGTGTTCAAGCCGCACCGATCTGTTTACGAACTGGTAGGCAGGCAATTTGGCACGATGCCCGCCGAGGTCGCCTTTGTCTCTTCAAACTGCTGGGACGCCTGCGCGGCGGCCGCGTTCGGATTTCATGCGATCTGGATCAACCGCGAGGGCGCGCCAATTGACCGGCTTTTTGGCCGCCCTGCGCATGTCTTGCACGATCTGGATGCACTGCCCGCGCTGCTGGCTGAGGGCTAA